CAACGCGCTGGCTACCAATGTACCCAGCGAGTAAGCGCGATTCCAGCCGAAGGTGCTGAGGCGGGCCAGCAGCAGCCGATAGCACAAGTTAAAAGCTACCTGGCAGGCCGTAGCCGCTGCTAGACACGGGAGCAGGCCGTTGGTCATGGCCGGGCTTGGGGGGTAGCATCGTCGTCATTGGCCAGTAGCTTGCGTAATTGCTGCAACTCCTTCGGGCTCAAGGTTTCCTCCACCATATAGGAGACAAGCGCGGCTGGCGAGTTATCGAAGTAGCGGGCCATCAGGCGTTTCAGGCTTTGGGCCCGATATTGCGCCCTGCTGATGAGTGGAAAGTACTCGTAGGTTTTACCGTAAGCCTTGAATCCCAGATAGCCCTTCCGCTCCAAAATACGCACCACCGACGACACGGTGTTGTAGGGCGGCTTGGGGTCGTCGGGTAGGTGCTCGATGATGTCCTTCACGAAAGCCTGCTTTAACTTCCACAGCGCTTGCATGATGGGTTCTTCGGTTTTCGTTAGCTCTTCCATACGCTAAAGATATAACGGATAGTACAGTTTTAAAACTTACTTCTAAGTTTTAAAACTGTACTATCCGTTTTTAGAAATTCGTGGTCTGCGAGAGAGTGCCGGGCGAGCACAAAAAAGCCCGCTTGGCCGAGTGGCACAGCGGGCTTTATTAAAGAAGTTTCGGGTAGGGTAGCTCAGTAACTTATCTAAACTGATTGATTATTCAGTTGAAAAATTCTAAACCCAGTTCAAATCAGGATAATACAAAATATTTTTACATAAAAATAAACTGCAACATAAGGCAAAAAGCACCCGAAAGAGATACCGCTACTTGGCTACTGCCAGCCGGGTTTCCTCAGGGCCCAGTTCTACCAAACCCTGCTTGTAGAGCGAGCCAATGGCTTTTTTAAAGACTTTTTTGCTCATACCCAGGCGGCGGTACACGTCGTCGGCCAGGCTTTTATCGCCGAGAGGTAGGCGGCCGTCGGGGCGCTGGCGCAGGGCGGCGAGTACGAGGCCGGCGGCACTGGCTACCTCGTTGTAGCCGGCCTGGCCGAGACGCACGTCGAGCTTGCCATCGGCTCGAATCTGGCGCAGGTGGCCGGGTAGTATCTCGCCCAGGCGTAAAGGTCTAAATACTTCATTGCCATAGAGTAAGCCCGCGTGGGTGCCGTTCACGATGACGTGGTAGCCGAGCGGCGTTTCCTCCGCGATGAGCAACTGCACACTCGCGCCCTCAGCCCCTTGGAAGGGCTCAGGATTCAGAAACTGCTGCCACTTGGCCGAGGCCACGAGGCGGTCGGTAGCGTCGTCCAGGTACACATACACTAGCACGCAGTCGCCGGGGCGAGCGGGCTGGCGCTGGTTGGCGTGGGGTAGCAATAGGTCTTTTTCGAGGCCCCAGTCGAGGAAAGCGCCGGGCGGGCCCACGTCGCGCACGGCGAGCGCGGCGAAGCTATCGACCACGGCCAGCGGCTCTAACGTGGTGGCAATGAGGCGGTCTTCCGAGTCGCGGTACACGAACACGCGGATGATGTCGCCCACGTGCACGCCTACCGGGCGGTACTTCTCGGGCAACAGTAGGTCGCCGTCGTCGCTGGTCAGGTAGAAGCCAATGCTGACTTCGCGGGCTATTTCGAGGTCGTTAAAATCGCCGAGACGCATAAGTACGGAAAGGCCGGCAAGCGCCGACAGGTGAAGGCCGCGAAGGTAGGGCCGCCCGGCACAGCGCGCCGAAATAAGCTAAAACCAGGAATTTTCAGCATCCTTGGAAGA
The genomic region above belongs to Hymenobacter psoromatis and contains:
- a CDS encoding BlaI/MecI/CopY family transcriptional regulator; this translates as MEELTKTEEPIMQALWKLKQAFVKDIIEHLPDDPKPPYNTVSSVVRILERKGYLGFKAYGKTYEYFPLISRAQYRAQSLKRLMARYFDNSPAALVSYMVEETLSPKELQQLRKLLANDDDATPQARP
- a CDS encoding S1 RNA-binding domain-containing protein, with translation MRLGDFNDLEIAREVSIGFYLTSDDGDLLLPEKYRPVGVHVGDIIRVFVYRDSEDRLIATTLEPLAVVDSFAALAVRDVGPPGAFLDWGLEKDLLLPHANQRQPARPGDCVLVYVYLDDATDRLVASAKWQQFLNPEPFQGAEGASVQLLIAEETPLGYHVIVNGTHAGLLYGNEVFRPLRLGEILPGHLRQIRADGKLDVRLGQAGYNEVASAAGLVLAALRQRPDGRLPLGDKSLADDVYRRLGMSKKVFKKAIGSLYKQGLVELGPEETRLAVAK